One genomic region from Gemmobacter aquarius encodes:
- a CDS encoding propanediol utilization protein yields the protein MPRPISVPCHFGEWMQGRLGPAGPVALITLTPAGPRVIARWRAGVGLACQSVTHGPMDPALLARFARALGGLPPGRTLLRVPYPPGLGTGMSTAGLLGVAAFAGRALAPLSLARACVAAEGASDPLMFAQPSRLLWASRQGRVLARLSPQPRAHLLAGFWGPARPTQAGDLAYADVSDLLERWQAEAPLATRAALASESAARCVALRGPSEDPTERLAHDLGALGWMMSHSGAARALIFAPGALPRHGMAALREAGLRGVHHLATLGE from the coding sequence GTGCCTAGACCGATTTCGGTGCCCTGCCATTTCGGCGAATGGATGCAGGGGCGGCTGGGGCCAGCTGGCCCAGTGGCGCTGATCACGCTGACGCCTGCCGGTCCGCGGGTGATTGCGCGCTGGCGTGCGGGTGTCGGGCTGGCGTGTCAGTCGGTGACGCATGGCCCAATGGATCCGGCGTTGCTGGCGCGGTTTGCGCGGGCGCTTGGTGGATTGCCACCGGGGCGGACCCTACTGCGGGTGCCTTATCCGCCTGGCCTGGGCACTGGCATGTCCACCGCTGGTCTGCTGGGGGTCGCGGCCTTTGCTGGGCGGGCGCTTGCGCCGCTGTCTCTGGCGCGGGCTTGTGTGGCCGCCGAAGGAGCCAGCGATCCGCTGATGTTCGCCCAACCTTCGCGGCTCTTGTGGGCCTCGCGTCAGGGGCGGGTTCTGGCGCGATTGTCGCCGCAGCCGCGCGCGCACCTGCTGGCCGGGTTTTGGGGTCCAGCACGGCCGACGCAAGCGGGCGATCTGGCATATGCCGACGTATCGGACCTTCTGGAGCGTTGGCAGGCCGAGGCCCCGCTGGCCACCCGTGCCGCTCTTGCCAGCGAGAGTGCGGCGCGCTGCGTTGCCCTTCGCGGCCCGTCGGAGGACCCGACCGAACGGCTTGCACACGATCTGGGGGCGCTTGGGTGGATGATGTCGCATTCGGGTGCGGCGCGGGCGCTGATCTTTGCCCCGGGCGCTCTGCCGCGCCATGGTATGGCGGCATTGCGTGAGGCTGGGTTGCGAGGTGTTCATCATCTGGCCACCTTGGGCGAATGA
- a CDS encoding ISKra4 family transposase, protein MEVRIIVETTFENGTTKRHRLGRLSRPFRRTQPEGFGLLLEDAKTILGQLQSAILHDQIEEISEASRICPDCDGVRAIHDYRSRVLDTLFGRFEVKAPRIRRCACNAKSDVVLGGPLSPLAHFFPDRSTPELRRLQAELGARHSFREAVRILETFLPCAKQVNTSVRNRLGKVAREICDSEQNEPLVPSAAEEAPALTVFLDGAHIRCRPEYQKRHLDVVVGKIEGHDRCRRFGLVQQAVLSPASQLRQHLRALGWDHEQTVTVISDGEPALPNLVRNAVDGKVRHILDWWHISMRIQHVENAVKGLLQSRGFSGIPVLFKRPAETLRWYLWHGKVLTATTSLQWLIVDCTRLNTDDRMAAEAARRVQARCRDLYSYLANNMDSLTDYGRRYRTGFPISSSRAEGCVDDIGNTRMGKRRRMRWSPNGAHRVAVVRAAVLDGRLTGAYQRAAA, encoded by the coding sequence ATGGAAGTGCGGATTATTGTCGAGACGACCTTTGAGAACGGAACCACAAAGAGGCATCGTCTCGGCCGTTTGTCCCGCCCGTTTCGACGCACGCAGCCTGAGGGGTTCGGGTTGTTGCTCGAAGATGCGAAGACGATCCTGGGGCAATTGCAAAGTGCGATCCTGCACGACCAGATCGAGGAAATTTCCGAAGCCAGCCGGATCTGCCCGGACTGCGACGGGGTCCGGGCTATACATGATTATCGGTCGCGGGTGCTCGACACACTCTTCGGCAGGTTCGAGGTCAAAGCGCCGCGCATTCGGCGTTGCGCCTGCAATGCAAAATCCGATGTTGTCTTGGGCGGACCGCTTTCGCCTCTCGCTCACTTTTTCCCGGATCGATCGACCCCGGAACTGCGACGCCTTCAAGCCGAACTTGGAGCGCGTCATTCCTTTCGGGAAGCGGTGCGTATTCTGGAAACCTTTCTGCCTTGCGCGAAGCAGGTGAACACATCGGTGCGCAATCGACTGGGCAAAGTTGCCCGGGAAATCTGCGACAGCGAGCAGAATGAGCCGCTGGTTCCTTCAGCCGCCGAAGAGGCGCCTGCGCTGACGGTTTTCCTGGACGGTGCGCATATCCGATGCAGGCCGGAATATCAGAAGCGACACCTCGATGTTGTGGTCGGTAAAATTGAAGGCCACGATAGGTGCCGTCGCTTCGGCTTGGTGCAACAGGCGGTCCTGTCACCTGCCAGTCAGCTTCGCCAGCACTTGAGGGCTCTCGGTTGGGATCACGAACAAACCGTCACGGTAATTTCGGACGGGGAACCAGCCCTGCCAAACCTCGTCCGCAATGCCGTCGATGGAAAGGTCCGCCACATCCTCGACTGGTGGCATATCTCGATGCGTATTCAGCACGTCGAGAACGCCGTAAAAGGCCTGCTGCAGAGCAGGGGTTTCTCCGGCATTCCAGTGTTGTTCAAACGTCCGGCCGAAACACTGCGATGGTACCTTTGGCATGGGAAAGTTCTAACGGCCACGACCAGTCTGCAATGGTTGATCGTCGATTGCACGCGGCTGAATACAGATGATCGCATGGCGGCTGAAGCAGCCCGACGCGTGCAAGCCCGGTGCCGGGACCTCTATTCCTACCTTGCGAACAACATGGACAGCCTGACCGACTATGGTCGGCGGTACCGCACGGGTTTTCCGATTTCTTCATCCCGGGCAGAGGGCTGCGTGGACGACATCGGGAACACCCGCATGGGCAAGCGCCGCCGCATGAGATGGTCGCCCAATGGAGCCCACCGCGTGGCTGTTGTCCGCGCCGCCGTTCTCGACGGTCGGCTAACCGGAGCCTACCAAAGAGCAGCCGCATGA
- the bluB gene encoding 5,6-dimethylbenzimidazole synthase, with translation MTAEPFLTDAGPFAEAERAAVYRAIHTRRDVRSQFTDRPINDATLLRLLTAAHHAPSVGLSQPWNFIVIRSEAVKLRAQTAFAKANAEAQAMFPEDRRALYSSLKLEGILTAPISLCVTCDHSRGGPVVLGRTHQPQMDVYSTVCAVQNLMLAARAEGIGVGWVSIFDPADMQQLLDLPNHVSAVAWLCLGHVDALYSEPELQAKGWAQRVPLADLVFAERWGRRA, from the coding sequence ATGACCGCCGAACCGTTCTTGACTGATGCCGGGCCGTTTGCCGAGGCCGAGCGCGCTGCCGTATATCGCGCGATTCACACCCGCCGCGACGTACGCAGTCAGTTTACCGACCGCCCAATTAACGACGCCACACTGTTGCGCCTGCTGACAGCAGCGCATCATGCGCCCTCCGTCGGGCTGTCGCAGCCTTGGAATTTCATCGTGATCCGGTCAGAGGCAGTAAAGCTTCGGGCGCAGACGGCATTTGCCAAGGCCAATGCCGAGGCACAGGCGATGTTTCCCGAAGACCGCCGTGCGCTTTATTCGTCGCTCAAACTGGAGGGCATACTGACCGCACCCATAAGCCTGTGTGTCACATGCGATCACAGCCGGGGTGGCCCAGTGGTGTTGGGGCGCACGCATCAACCGCAGATGGATGTCTATTCCACTGTATGCGCTGTGCAGAACCTGATGCTGGCGGCAAGGGCCGAAGGGATTGGCGTCGGTTGGGTCAGCATCTTTGACCCCGCCGACATGCAGCAACTGTTGGATCTGCCCAATCATGTCAGCGCGGTGGCGTGGCTGTGCCTTGGCCATGTCGATGCGCTTTATTCCGAGCCCGAGTTGCAAGCGAAAGGCTGGGCCCAGCGGGTTCCACTGGCCGATCTTGTTTTTGCCGAACGCTGGGGGCGGCGTGCCTAG